The Candidatus Deferrimicrobiaceae bacterium genomic sequence GGGGGCGCCGTCGGCCACCCGGCCGACGATCGCCGCATCGCGGCCGTATTCGTGCCGAGAAAGGAGCGCCAGCGCCTCGTCGGCGGCTTCGGCGGCGACGATCAAAAGCGCCTTCCCCTCGTTCGCCAGGAATAACGGATCGAAGCCGAGGATCTCGCAGACGGCGGACACGGCCTGCGAGACCGGCAACCGCGACTCGTCGAGCACGATCCTTCGCCCCGAGGCGTGCGCCAGCTCGTTGAGCGTCACCCCGACTCCGCCGCGCGTGGCGTCGCGCATGATCCGGATGGCGGGACCGAACCGGTCGACCGCGGGCAGCAGCAGCCCGTTGAGCGGGGCGGCGTCCGACCGGATGTCCGCGTCGATCGCCATCTTGTTGCGGGCGATCAGCACGGCCAAGTGATGATCCCCCATCGTGCCCGTCAGGATCACCTTGTCGCCGGGGAGCGTCGCTTCGGGCCGCGGCCGCCAGCCGCTGCGGATCACCCCGACGCCCGCCGTGGTGACGAAGATTCCGTCACCCTTCCCCCGCTCGACCACCTTCGTGTCGCCGGTCGCGATCGGCACGCCCGCCTCGTCGGCCGCGGCTCGCATCGCGTCGGCCACGCGCTCGAGCTCGGAGACTGGCAGCCCCTCCTCGAGGATGAAAGCGCACGACAGGGCGATGGGCGCGGCACCGCAGACGGCGAGGTCGTTGACCGTGCCGCAGACGGCGAGCCGGCCGATGTCCGCCCCCGGGAAGAAGCGGGGGGTCACGACGTACCCGTCGGTGGTGAAGGCGAGGTCGCCGCCGGGCGCGCCCAGGAGCGCCGAGTCGAACAGCGGGGCGAGCAGCGGGTTGGCGAAGCGGGCGGCGATGGTCCGCTCGACCAGGTCGCGCGACCGCCGGCCCCCTTCGCCGTGGGCGAGCAGGACCGTCACGCGAGGCTCCCGTACTTGAAGGCCGCCGCGCAGGCGCCTTCGGTCGACACCATGCAGGGACCCACCGGCGTCGCGGGGGTGCAGGCGGCGCCGAACAGCGGGCAGCCGGGCGGGTCGATCATCCCCTTGAGCACGTCGCCGCAACGGCACCCGCTGCGCACCGGAGTGGCGGCGACCGCAATCCCGAGCTTCCGCCCGGCGTCGAAATCCGCGTACCCGCCGGCGATCCGGAGGCCCGAGGCAGGCAGGACGCCCAGGCCGCGCCAGTCGGCGTCGCACGGCTCGAAGACCTCGGCCAGCAGCGCCTGGGCGCGGCGGTTGCCCCCCGGCGTCGCCACGCGGGCGTACTCGTTCTCGACCCGGGCCTCGCCGCGCGATTTCTGGCGCAGGATCATCAAGACCGACGAAAGGATGTCGAGCGGCTCGAAGCCGCCCACGACGCAGGGCAGGAGGTATCTTTCGGCGAGCGGGCGGTAGGCGTCGGCGCCGATGATCGCGCTGACGTTGGCCGGGCAGAGGAATGCGTCGATCCGGACCGCGGGGTCGGCGGCGAGCAGCGCCATCGCGCCGGGGATCGTGCGCAGCGAGGAAAGGACCGAGAAGTTGCGCGTGTTTCGCTGCCGCGCCGTGACGATCGCGCCGGCCACGGTGGGCGCGGTGGTCTCGAACCCGACGCCCAGGAAGACGACCTCGCGGTCCGGCTCTGCGGCCGCGAGGTCGACCGCGTCGAGCGGGGAGTAAACGATGCGGACGTCGGCGCCGGCCGCGCGCGCCTGCTCGAGCGACCCGCGGCTCCCGGGCACGCGCACCATGTCGCCGAACGTGGCGAGGGTGATCTTCGCCCGGGATGCGAGGGCGACCGCGGCATCGATGTAGCCGTCGGGCGTCACGCAGACCGGACAACCGG encodes the following:
- the hypE gene encoding hydrogenase expression/formation protein HypE; the protein is MTVLLAHGEGGRRSRDLVERTIAARFANPLLAPLFDSALLGAPGGDLAFTTDGYVVTPRFFPGADIGRLAVCGTVNDLAVCGAAPIALSCAFILEEGLPVSELERVADAMRAAADEAGVPIATGDTKVVERGKGDGIFVTTAGVGVIRSGWRPRPEATLPGDKVILTGTMGDHHLAVLIARNKMAIDADIRSDAAPLNGLLLPAVDRFGPAIRIMRDATRGGVGVTLNELAHASGRRIVLDESRLPVSQAVSAVCEILGFDPLFLANEGKALLIVAAEAADEALALLSRHEYGRDAAIVGRVADGAPGVLLETRAGGLRAVDYPAGDALPRIC
- the hypD gene encoding hydrogenase formation protein HypD yields the protein MPIPHVDAYRAAAPAAALIARIREAWSGPPVRIMEVCGTHTMAIARHGLRAPLAGAVKLISGPGCPVCVTPDGYIDAAVALASRAKITLATFGDMVRVPGSRGSLEQARAAGADVRIVYSPLDAVDLAAAEPDREVVFLGVGFETTAPTVAGAIVTARQRNTRNFSVLSSLRTIPGAMALLAADPAVRIDAFLCPANVSAIIGADAYRPLAERYLLPCVVGGFEPLDILSSVLMILRQKSRGEARVENEYARVATPGGNRRAQALLAEVFEPCDADWRGLGVLPASGLRIAGGYADFDAGRKLGIAVAATPVRSGCRCGDVLKGMIDPPGCPLFGAACTPATPVGPCMVSTEGACAAAFKYGSLA